A single Halarcobacter anaerophilus DNA region contains:
- the uvrB gene encoding excinuclease ABC subunit UvrB, which produces MTKFKVNSEYKPAGDQPTAIKAISDSILKGNKYTTLEGVTGSGKTYTMAKVIEKTQMPTLIMTHNKTLAAQLYSEFKQFFPNNHVEYFISYYDYYQPEAYIPRTDLFIEKDSSINSELERLRLSATASLLSFEDVIVIASVSANYGLGNPEEYKAMVQRIEVGFEYSQKQFLLKLVEMGYKRNDAFFDRADFRVNGDVIDIFPAYFEDEYIRVEFFGDEVESITKHEYLTNEKIKELDEAIIYSVNPFVVTSENLGRAVKEIEEELDERLEFFQKEDKLVEYQRLKQRVEFDLEMIEGTGMCKGIENYARHLTGLKPGETPYSLMNYFQQMGKDFLLIVDESHVSLPQFRGMYAADRSRKEVLVEYGFRLPSALDNRPLKFDEFIKKAPNYLFVSATPADYELEHSSVVAKQIIRPTGLLDPNIEIMDSEFQVEKLHDEIKKVTKRGERVLVTVLTKKMAEELTAYYADLGIKVKYMHSDIDAIERNQIIRELRLGEFDVLVGINLLREGLDIPETSLVAILDADKEGFLRSRTSLVQTMGRAARNQNGKVILFAKRVTDSMQYAIDLTKKRREIQEAFNKEHGITPKTTKRALDENLKLEEYDDTAWKREKMNKMPAAERKKILIELNKAMTKAAKELNFEEAIRLRDKIEKIKKA; this is translated from the coding sequence ATGACAAAATTCAAAGTAAACAGCGAATACAAACCCGCAGGTGACCAACCAACTGCTATAAAAGCAATTAGCGACTCTATTCTAAAGGGAAATAAATATACCACTTTAGAAGGGGTTACAGGTTCGGGTAAAACTTATACTATGGCAAAAGTGATTGAAAAAACACAAATGCCTACACTTATTATGACTCACAATAAAACACTGGCAGCACAATTATACAGTGAGTTTAAACAGTTTTTCCCAAACAATCATGTTGAATATTTTATTTCGTATTATGATTATTATCAACCTGAAGCATATATCCCTAGAACTGACCTTTTTATTGAAAAAGATTCTTCTATAAACAGTGAACTTGAAAGACTAAGATTAAGTGCAACGGCATCTTTGCTTAGTTTTGAAGACGTAATTGTAATCGCCTCTGTTTCTGCAAACTACGGTTTAGGAAACCCAGAAGAGTATAAAGCTATGGTTCAAAGAATCGAAGTGGGGTTTGAATACTCTCAAAAGCAGTTTTTGCTTAAACTTGTGGAGATGGGATATAAAAGAAACGATGCTTTTTTCGACAGGGCGGATTTTAGAGTAAACGGCGACGTAATTGATATCTTCCCCGCATATTTTGAAGATGAGTATATAAGAGTTGAATTCTTCGGCGATGAGGTAGAATCTATTACTAAACATGAATATCTTACAAATGAAAAAATAAAAGAGTTAGACGAAGCTATTATCTATTCGGTGAATCCTTTTGTTGTTACAAGTGAAAACTTAGGACGTGCAGTAAAAGAGATTGAAGAGGAGTTAGATGAAAGACTTGAATTCTTTCAAAAAGAGGATAAACTTGTCGAATATCAAAGACTTAAACAAAGAGTAGAGTTTGACTTAGAGATGATTGAAGGTACAGGTATGTGTAAAGGGATTGAAAATTATGCAAGACATCTAACGGGACTTAAACCTGGAGAGACTCCGTACTCTTTAATGAACTATTTTCAACAAATGGGGAAAGATTTTCTTCTTATTGTTGATGAATCCCATGTCTCTTTGCCGCAGTTTAGAGGAATGTATGCAGCAGATAGAAGCAGAAAAGAGGTTTTAGTTGAGTATGGATTCAGACTTCCTAGTGCTCTTGATAACAGACCTTTAAAATTTGATGAATTTATAAAAAAAGCTCCCAATTATCTTTTTGTAAGTGCAACTCCCGCTGATTATGAACTTGAACACAGTTCAGTCGTGGCAAAACAGATTATCAGACCTACAGGATTACTTGATCCTAATATTGAAATTATGGATAGTGAATTTCAAGTTGAGAAACTGCATGATGAGATAAAAAAAGTTACAAAAAGAGGTGAAAGAGTTTTAGTTACCGTATTAACTAAAAAAATGGCAGAAGAGTTAACTGCTTATTATGCTGATTTGGGAATAAAAGTAAAATATATGCACTCTGATATTGATGCAATAGAGAGAAACCAAATAATAAGAGAGTTAAGACTAGGCGAGTTTGACGTGCTAGTTGGAATTAACCTTTTAAGAGAAGGTTTGGATATTCCTGAGACTTCGCTTGTCGCAATTTTGGATGCAGATAAAGAAGGTTTTTTAAGAAGCAGAACCTCTCTTGTTCAAACAATGGGAAGAGCAGCAAGAAACCAAAACGGTAAGGTAATACTTTTTGCAAAAAGAGTAACCGATTCTATGCAGTATGCAATTGATTTAACTAAAAAAAGAAGGGAAATTCAAGAAGCCTTTAACAAAGAGCATGGAATAACTCCTAAAACAACCAAAAGAGCCCTTGATGAGAATCTTAAACTTGAAGAGTATGATGATACTGCTTGGAAAAGAGAAAAGATGAATAAAATGCCTGCGGCTGAAAGAAAGAAAATCTTAATAGAGCTGAATAAAGCTATGACAAAAGCGGCAAAAGAGTTAAATTTTGAAGAAGCTATCAGACTAAGAGATAAAATAGAAAAGATAAAAAAAGCATAA
- a CDS encoding methyl-accepting chemotaxis protein: protein MALFSFSKTEEEKAQLSSIDEHFAVISFTPHGTIIKANKNFLDLLGYSLEEVVGKHHRIFCDKEYVNTQRYKDFWDKLAKGEAQISEFKRIKKDGTPIFIQASYTPVKHSNGKVFKVIKFAQDITKKKLENLYYKGQLEAISKSQAVIEFDMSGKVITANKNFLDAFEYNLDEIVGKNHSMFCEESYKNSDKYKEFWEKLNRTEYDAGEYLRIGKNGKKVWIQATYNPIIGIENKPTRVVKYATDISDKKNKMFEIEKNIQQLSDSLKHLSNASESMSNDAKKTMNGSKEVSESIGQINLAVSNVSEKIESMLSSITSIAAASAQGEKVAKEAREQSQTTTSAMLKLDEESEKIGETINIITQIAFQTNILSLNAAVEAATAGEAGKGFAVVAQEVRNLAARSDEAAKEITKAVELIQSLIKNSLTSIHSIDSTIKEITDMSTDISTSIMQQQTISNELSSTALEASQGVNEVTNTMINVSKSAQNTKAESEETQNASEELIRVSSKLISILKRLN, encoded by the coding sequence ATGGCACTATTTTCATTCTCTAAAACAGAAGAGGAGAAGGCTCAATTAAGTTCTATAGATGAACACTTTGCAGTAATCTCTTTTACTCCCCATGGAACAATAATCAAAGCAAATAAAAACTTTCTTGATCTTTTAGGATACTCTTTAGAAGAGGTTGTCGGAAAACATCATCGAATATTTTGTGATAAGGAGTATGTAAATACTCAAAGGTATAAAGATTTTTGGGATAAACTAGCAAAAGGCGAAGCCCAAATTTCAGAATTTAAAAGAATAAAAAAAGACGGTACTCCTATTTTTATTCAGGCTTCTTATACTCCTGTTAAACATAGTAACGGAAAAGTTTTCAAAGTTATTAAATTTGCACAAGATATAACTAAGAAAAAGTTGGAAAACTTATATTATAAAGGACAACTTGAAGCAATAAGCAAATCTCAGGCAGTAATTGAGTTTGATATGAGCGGCAAAGTTATTACTGCAAATAAAAATTTTTTAGATGCTTTTGAATACAATTTAGATGAAATTGTAGGCAAAAATCATAGTATGTTTTGTGAAGAGTCATATAAAAACTCAGATAAATATAAAGAGTTTTGGGAAAAATTAAATAGAACAGAGTATGATGCAGGAGAGTACTTACGAATCGGCAAAAACGGTAAAAAAGTTTGGATACAAGCAACATATAATCCTATAATCGGTATTGAAAACAAACCTACTAGAGTCGTAAAATACGCAACTGATATAAGCGATAAAAAGAATAAAATGTTTGAAATTGAAAAAAATATTCAACAATTATCAGACTCTTTAAAACATTTGTCAAATGCTTCTGAATCAATGTCCAATGATGCAAAAAAGACAATGAACGGTTCAAAAGAGGTATCAGAGTCAATAGGGCAAATAAATCTTGCAGTCTCTAATGTATCTGAAAAGATTGAATCAATGCTCTCTTCAATCACAAGTATAGCAGCAGCTTCGGCTCAAGGTGAAAAAGTTGCAAAAGAGGCAAGAGAACAATCTCAAACAACTACTTCTGCTATGCTGAAACTTGATGAAGAGTCCGAAAAAATAGGTGAAACAATTAATATAATTACTCAGATTGCTTTTCAGACAAATATACTTTCACTAAATGCAGCTGTTGAAGCAGCAACGGCAGGAGAGGCAGGTAAAGGTTTTGCAGTAGTTGCCCAAGAAGTTAGAAATCTTGCAGCAAGATCGGATGAAGCAGCAAAAGAGATTACAAAGGCTGTAGAACTTATCCAGTCTTTGATAAAAAACTCTTTGACCTCTATTCACAGTATTGACAGTACAATTAAAGAGATTACGGATATGTCTACAGATATATCAACTTCAATTATGCAGCAGCAGACAATATCAAATGAGTTGTCAAGTACGGCTCTTGAAGCAAGTCAAGGAGTAAATGAAGTAACAAATACAATGATAAATGTATCTAAAAGTGCCCAAAATACAAAGGCTGAATCAGAAGAAACGCAAAATGCTTCGGAAGAGTTGATAAGAGTTTCATCTAAATTAATCTCCATATTAAAGAGACTTAATTAG
- the nth gene encoding endonuclease III, producing MPRVKKATKEDIQVIKEAFLENFNDAVTELNYRNDYELLIAIILSAQCTDKRVNIITPALFEKYPSAFDLADASLEDVKQLLKSCSFFNNKSKNIIKMAQSVVSEYEGKIPHSHKELIKLAGVGNKTANVFMIESEGANVMAVDTHVFRVSHRLGLSDKKTVEQTEAELVKKLKDDLHIFHQAMVLFGRYTCKALNPECDKCLFPHVCKTKKSFKPQ from the coding sequence TTGCCAAGAGTAAAAAAAGCTACTAAAGAGGATATTCAAGTAATAAAAGAGGCATTTTTAGAAAATTTCAATGATGCTGTTACGGAGTTAAATTATAGAAATGATTATGAGTTGTTAATTGCAATTATTTTATCTGCTCAATGTACGGATAAAAGAGTAAATATTATAACACCTGCACTGTTTGAAAAATATCCTTCTGCTTTTGACTTAGCCGATGCTTCTTTGGAAGATGTAAAGCAGTTACTTAAAAGCTGCTCATTTTTCAATAATAAATCAAAAAATATTATAAAAATGGCACAAAGCGTAGTTTCGGAATATGAAGGAAAAATTCCTCACAGCCACAAAGAGCTTATTAAACTTGCAGGAGTAGGTAATAAAACGGCAAATGTTTTTATGATAGAAAGCGAAGGTGCAAATGTAATGGCTGTGGATACTCACGTTTTTAGAGTCTCACACAGACTTGGACTTAGTGATAAAAAAACAGTAGAGCAGACAGAAGCTGAATTGGTAAAAAAATTAAAAGATGATTTACATATTTTTCATCAGGCAATGGTTCTTTTTGGAAGATATACCTGTAAAGCTTTAAATCCCGAATGTGATAAATGTTTGTTCCCCCATGTATGTAAAACAAAAAAATCTTTTAAACCTCAGTAG
- a CDS encoding transporter substrate-binding domain-containing protein, translated as MSFWFKSFFLVIVLNLNLFCQTIDLTKEEKQWLKDNPHIKFPVPKNQPPLSMLDKNGKLIGIFPDIFSYLSQEIGQKIELSPVKITDYHKKAKSKGFYGHCAIFNIKQNQKEYLYTKPYMSTPFVIYTKREKKAQIKDVQDLKNKKIVILKEQRAIKEYLEKIENTQIIVVNSPLKQMEKVISNEADAMVGYITYQYLINKYLIADLTIAFISKMDYKIYMGINPQDKPLKSILDKAINNLTEEKINLIASKWNILPNVKEKNQLVLNKDEKKWLKNHKTIKLASSRAFFPFEDINDKNIYEGISADYIKLIEKRLGITFIQSPNKPWNKILKMAEDKKLDLLTAVVPTKKTKESFYFTKPYISHPMMIITSNKTAFIDGMKGLKNKTIAIEKNYFSYELIKARFPYLNLKVYDNSLLALKAVSMEKVDAYIGNIARVDYLSQKNGITNLKISGETPFRLNLAFGVNKDLKEFIPILQKALDSITQEEENKIYKKWISIKQETIIDYSLFWKSIFISVLILLIVLYWNQKLKKEIIRRKKIEKELEELNKTLEQKVENQVYKNKAQQAIMFHQSRLAQMGEMISMIAHQWRQPLNNVSTMIQTVVLKYKKDKLNNEVMEKFNTDVLKQIKYMSQTIDDFKDFFQPRRKKEEFELCDIIKKSVSLIKPIKNINVNLEIDCKNTTYVYGYKNELGQAVLNILNNSKDAFEQCSKKDKWIKITTQKTKNQFFLNIEDNAGGIKKEIFDKVFDPYFSTKLNKNGTGLGLYMTKVIIEDYIKGTIKLENTKEGLLTSITINFDSTEV; from the coding sequence TTGAGCTTTTGGTTTAAATCTTTTTTTTTAGTAATAGTTTTAAATTTAAACCTCTTTTGTCAAACAATAGATTTAACAAAAGAAGAGAAACAGTGGTTAAAAGATAATCCCCATATAAAATTTCCCGTGCCTAAAAATCAACCTCCTTTAAGTATGCTTGATAAAAACGGCAAGTTAATTGGAATTTTTCCCGATATTTTTAGCTATTTAAGCCAAGAGATCGGTCAAAAAATAGAGTTAAGTCCCGTAAAAATTACGGATTATCATAAAAAAGCGAAAAGCAAAGGTTTTTACGGACACTGTGCAATTTTTAATATAAAACAAAATCAAAAAGAGTATCTCTACACTAAACCTTATATGTCCACTCCTTTTGTAATATATACAAAAAGAGAAAAAAAAGCGCAGATAAAAGATGTCCAAGACCTTAAAAATAAAAAAATCGTAATTTTAAAAGAACAAAGGGCAATTAAAGAGTATTTAGAAAAAATAGAAAATACGCAAATAATCGTAGTAAACTCACCTTTAAAACAGATGGAAAAAGTTATCTCAAATGAAGCCGATGCAATGGTCGGATATATCACTTACCAATATTTGATAAATAAATATTTAATTGCAGATTTAACTATAGCTTTTATCTCTAAAATGGATTATAAAATTTATATGGGAATTAATCCCCAAGATAAACCTTTAAAATCAATTCTTGATAAAGCAATTAATAACTTAACCGAAGAAAAAATAAATCTTATTGCCTCTAAATGGAATATTCTGCCTAATGTAAAAGAGAAAAATCAACTTGTACTTAATAAAGATGAAAAAAAATGGCTTAAAAATCATAAAACAATAAAATTAGCTTCAAGCAGAGCTTTTTTCCCTTTTGAAGATATTAACGATAAAAATATTTATGAAGGTATTTCTGCTGATTATATAAAGCTGATTGAAAAACGCCTGGGTATAACTTTTATTCAATCACCAAATAAACCTTGGAATAAAATACTTAAAATGGCAGAAGATAAAAAGCTGGATTTGTTAACAGCAGTTGTTCCCACAAAAAAAACAAAAGAAAGTTTCTATTTTACTAAACCTTATATTTCTCATCCTATGATGATAATAACTTCAAATAAAACTGCTTTTATAGACGGAATGAAAGGTTTAAAAAATAAAACAATTGCTATTGAAAAAAACTATTTTTCTTATGAACTTATCAAAGCAAGATTCCCTTATCTTAATTTAAAAGTTTATGATAATTCACTTTTGGCATTAAAAGCCGTATCAATGGAAAAAGTTGACGCATATATAGGAAATATTGCACGGGTTGATTATTTAAGCCAAAAAAACGGAATAACAAATCTGAAGATTTCAGGGGAAACACCTTTTCGTTTAAATTTAGCTTTTGGAGTAAATAAGGATTTAAAAGAGTTTATACCAATACTGCAAAAAGCTCTTGATTCAATTACCCAAGAAGAAGAGAATAAAATATATAAAAAATGGATAAGTATAAAACAGGAAACGATTATAGATTACAGTCTGTTTTGGAAAAGTATTTTTATCTCTGTTTTAATACTTCTTATTGTGCTTTATTGGAATCAAAAACTAAAAAAAGAGATAATAAGAAGAAAAAAAATAGAAAAAGAGTTGGAAGAGTTAAATAAAACTCTTGAACAAAAAGTAGAAAACCAAGTTTATAAAAACAAAGCTCAACAGGCAATAATGTTTCATCAATCAAGACTTGCCCAAATGGGTGAAATGATTTCAATGATTGCACATCAATGGAGACAGCCTTTGAATAATGTTTCTACTATGATTCAAACTGTCGTATTGAAATACAAAAAAGATAAACTAAATAATGAAGTAATGGAAAAATTTAATACAGATGTACTAAAACAGATAAAATATATGTCTCAGACTATTGACGATTTTAAAGATTTTTTCCAGCCAAGAAGAAAAAAAGAGGAGTTTGAATTATGCGATATTATAAAAAAAAGCGTCTCTTTAATAAAACCCATAAAAAATATTAATGTTAATTTGGAAATTGATTGTAAAAACACGACTTATGTTTACGGTTATAAAAATGAACTAGGTCAGGCAGTTTTGAATATTTTGAATAATTCAAAAGATGCCTTTGAACAATGTTCAAAAAAAGACAAATGGATAAAAATAACTACCCAAAAAACAAAAAATCAATTTTTTCTTAATATTGAAGATAATGCAGGAGGAATAAAAAAAGAGATATTTGACAAAGTATTTGATCCCTACTTTTCTACAAAACTTAATAAAAACGGAACAGGCTTAGGATTATATATGACAAAAGTGATTATTGAAGATTATATAAAAGGAACAATCAAATTAGAAAATACAAAAGAGGGACTACTTACCTCAATAACAATCAATTTTGATTCTACTGAGGTTTAA
- a CDS encoding EAL domain-containing protein gives MIDRIKKIVEYSKKINVLYVEDDEVSRENTLEFLKEIFSSIITAKDGKEALKKFKENEINLVITDILMPKLNGLELIEEIKNLNKDTYIIILSQNNENKMLLEAIKLNIDGYVLKPIEYNQLLNEVEKVTEKFKLEYDSKSYQYYLKQYLNLVEKSNIISKTDAEGIITYVNDSFCKICGFKEDEIIGKKHNIMRHPENPKELYEEMWHKIKDKKQTWEGVIKNRAKDGKSYYVKTMITPIKNFEGEIVEYIAVRDSLNAILDDKKYILDKIKQNDLSILVLVQIDEFEMLDKFYNSITIDQIEKDFSFNLAYYLPKSYRFENIYSLGDGRFGLLTNYKSFDKTNLNIQEYLNEFVQRVKNSTLKLDEMEFDLNITVSYTIGKFMLYEDAKAGLDKAVKKKTKLNFSNDFSIALNEENKHNLEMIRTVKIALENYNIVSYFQPIINNKTKEVEKYESLVRLIDERGDIISPFSFIDISKKANYYNKITERVLENSFKILQKIKTELSINISAIDIEKEQIREKIFNLLDENIKDAARIVFELLEDENIKDFSLIEDFIKEVKSKGVKIAIDDFGSGYSNFERLLKFEPDILKIDGSLIKNIENDLYSKNIVETVVLFAKRQKIKTVAEYVENEAIFNILNEIGVDYSQGYYFGKPKEL, from the coding sequence GTGATAGATAGAATAAAAAAAATCGTAGAATACTCAAAAAAAATAAACGTATTATATGTAGAAGATGATGAAGTATCAAGAGAAAATACTCTTGAATTCTTAAAAGAGATATTTAGCTCAATAATTACGGCAAAAGACGGTAAAGAGGCATTAAAAAAGTTTAAAGAAAATGAAATAAACTTAGTTATTACAGATATTTTAATGCCAAAATTAAACGGTTTGGAATTAATAGAAGAGATAAAAAATTTAAATAAAGACACTTATATTATTATACTTTCTCAAAATAATGAAAATAAAATGCTTCTTGAAGCTATTAAATTAAATATCGACGGTTATGTTTTAAAACCCATTGAATACAATCAGCTGTTAAATGAAGTTGAAAAAGTTACGGAAAAGTTTAAACTCGAATATGATTCCAAAAGTTACCAATACTATCTTAAACAATATCTTAATTTAGTAGAAAAGAGTAATATTATTTCAAAAACGGATGCAGAAGGAATTATCACTTACGTAAATGACAGTTTCTGCAAAATCTGCGGTTTTAAAGAAGATGAGATTATAGGTAAAAAACACAATATAATGAGGCATCCGGAGAATCCAAAAGAGCTTTATGAAGAGATGTGGCACAAAATAAAAGATAAAAAACAGACTTGGGAAGGAGTGATAAAAAACAGAGCAAAAGACGGGAAATCCTATTATGTAAAAACAATGATAACTCCTATTAAAAACTTTGAAGGAGAGATAGTCGAGTATATTGCAGTAAGAGATAGTTTAAATGCTATTTTAGACGACAAAAAATATATACTAGATAAAATAAAACAAAATGACCTCTCAATATTGGTTTTAGTACAAATTGACGAGTTTGAAATGCTTGATAAGTTTTATAACTCTATTACTATTGATCAAATAGAAAAAGATTTCTCTTTTAATCTTGCATATTACCTTCCAAAAAGTTACAGGTTTGAAAATATTTACTCTTTGGGTGACGGAAGATTCGGACTTTTAACCAATTATAAGAGTTTTGATAAAACTAACTTAAATATACAAGAGTATTTAAATGAGTTTGTTCAAAGAGTAAAAAACTCTACACTGAAACTAGATGAAATGGAGTTTGATTTAAATATCACCGTAAGTTATACTATAGGGAAATTTATGCTTTATGAAGATGCAAAAGCAGGATTAGATAAAGCAGTGAAGAAAAAAACAAAATTAAATTTCTCAAATGACTTTTCAATAGCATTAAATGAAGAAAACAAACACAATTTAGAGATGATAAGAACAGTAAAAATAGCACTTGAAAACTACAATATCGTCTCATACTTCCAACCTATAATCAATAATAAAACAAAAGAGGTTGAGAAGTATGAATCTCTTGTTAGATTAATTGATGAAAGAGGAGATATAATTTCACCTTTTTCATTTATAGATATCTCAAAGAAGGCTAATTATTACAATAAAATTACGGAAAGAGTTTTAGAAAACTCTTTTAAAATTCTTCAAAAAATCAAAACCGAACTCTCAATAAATATCTCTGCAATAGATATTGAAAAAGAGCAGATTAGAGAAAAAATATTTAATCTGCTTGATGAAAATATCAAAGATGCAGCCAGAATTGTATTTGAACTTCTTGAAGATGAAAATATCAAAGATTTTAGTCTGATTGAAGATTTTATAAAAGAGGTAAAATCAAAAGGGGTAAAAATAGCAATCGATGATTTCGGTTCAGGCTATTCAAACTTTGAAAGACTTTTAAAGTTTGAACCTGATATTTTAAAAATCGACGGTTCATTAATCAAAAATATAGAAAATGATTTATATAGCAAAAATATTGTAGAGACAGTTGTTCTGTTTGCAAAACGACAAAAAATAAAAACTGTTGCAGAGTATGTTGAAAATGAAGCAATTTTCAATATTTTAAATGAAATAGGTGTTGATTATTCACAAGGTTACTATTTTGGGAAACCAAAAGAGTTATAA
- a CDS encoding sensor histidine kinase has protein sequence MNSKIWEEYLKNKYKNLEFDGIIIESSFASVIFENFSETLYSNIPKIYISNTYIKRKKNIIVYNGFDNDLAKKSIELAKKHNPKLKNIYLIKTQNMIALNIEKSLLKQLENSNLNTTILQDFTLNKLKQKISKLPKNSAVFYTVNLKDKTGKNFIPKDFLEDIAKDSPVPIYSFWSSYLGSGTIGGYMRDGSVIAQNSLQNLLFYIKNGYFKKIKPIYNPFIDYEMLKKYKIEENLNPEDTIYINRAVPIWESYPKESFFTVCLIILLLLLLLLFFILKIRNDKIKKMEETIFLQSRQSVMGEMISVIAHQWRQPLNSIAAMVQTVNIKYLNEKLNDGLMEKFKDDTMKQIRYMSHTIDDFRNFYNIKKEKIDFNIKDELEKTIELIEFSYIKKHIRIEKSNFQDFIIKGYPNELLQSFLILFQNSKDVLSEKKIDNAYIKITMKIDNNKCIIIFEDNGGGIQEDIIDKIFTPYFSTKDIKSGTGIGLFMAKTIIEKHLNGVIVPSNTKVGAKFEIRLFSDR, from the coding sequence ATGAATTCTAAAATTTGGGAAGAGTATCTAAAAAACAAATATAAAAATCTAGAATTTGACGGAATAATAATTGAATCCTCTTTTGCTTCAGTTATCTTTGAAAACTTTTCAGAGACTCTTTATTCCAATATTCCCAAAATTTATATATCAAATACATATATAAAAAGAAAAAAGAATATTATTGTTTATAACGGTTTTGATAATGATTTGGCAAAAAAATCCATAGAATTGGCAAAAAAACATAATCCTAAATTAAAAAATATCTATTTGATAAAAACTCAAAATATGATAGCTTTAAATATAGAAAAAAGCTTATTAAAACAATTAGAAAATTCAAACTTAAATACAACGATTCTTCAAGATTTTACTTTAAATAAATTAAAACAAAAAATATCAAAACTGCCTAAAAACAGCGCCGTTTTTTATACTGTAAATTTAAAAGATAAAACAGGCAAAAACTTTATACCAAAAGATTTTTTAGAAGATATTGCAAAAGATTCACCTGTTCCTATATATAGTTTCTGGAGTTCTTATTTAGGAAGCGGAACTATAGGAGGATATATGAGAGACGGAAGTGTAATCGCTCAAAATAGTTTGCAAAATTTATTGTTTTATATAAAAAACGGATATTTTAAAAAAATCAAACCTATTTATAATCCTTTTATCGATTATGAAATGCTAAAGAAGTATAAAATAGAAGAGAATTTAAACCCCGAAGATACAATTTATATAAATAGAGCTGTTCCAATTTGGGAGAGTTATCCCAAAGAGAGTTTTTTTACGGTTTGTCTAATTATACTTTTACTTTTACTTCTACTTCTGTTTTTTATACTTAAAATCAGAAATGATAAAATAAAAAAGATGGAAGAGACAATTTTTCTGCAATCACGTCAATCTGTAATGGGTGAAATGATAAGCGTGATTGCCCATCAATGGAGACAACCTTTAAATAGTATAGCTGCAATGGTACAAACAGTAAATATAAAATATCTAAATGAAAAACTAAATGATGGTTTAATGGAAAAATTCAAAGACGATACAATGAAACAAATAAGATATATGTCCCACACAATTGATGATTTTAGAAACTTTTATAATATAAAAAAAGAAAAAATAGATTTTAATATAAAAGATGAATTAGAAAAGACAATCGAACTTATAGAATTTTCATATATAAAAAAACATATAAGAATAGAAAAATCAAATTTTCAAGACTTTATAATTAAAGGTTATCCAAATGAACTTTTACAATCTTTTCTTATACTTTTTCAAAATTCAAAAGATGTTTTGTCTGAAAAAAAGATTGACAATGCGTACATAAAAATCACTATGAAAATAGATAATAATAAATGTATAATAATATTTGAAGATAACGGCGGCGGTATCCAAGAAGATATCATTGATAAAATCTTTACTCCGTATTTTTCTACAAAAGATATTAAATCAGGTACAGGAATAGGACTTTTTATGGCAAAAACAATTATAGAAAAACACCTAAACGGAGTAATTGTTCCTTCAAATACAAAAGTCGGTGCAAAATTTGAAATAAGGCTTTTTAGTGATAGATAG
- a CDS encoding response regulator — MLLNDSTVLCIEEDNQSKEFLIDALKKRVKSLYFAKTKDEAIESFTKFHQDIVISETKLSDKNILEISEKIKELDKNQLIILFSGSKNIDDYKKAINIGINSFLSKPATKDELIAILDKNLQKLELKKINLNLQEREKVSLVLKLIHEISHHWRQSLAHILFLSSSFIIKKEMNLFKAKEDEIKDIDKISQEVKKLAKVLKELNDLDLKNVKLPEVEKLIKISNPLEEEKNIR; from the coding sequence ATGTTGCTGAATGACTCTACCGTTTTGTGTATTGAAGAAGATAACCAAAGTAAAGAATTTTTAATTGATGCTCTTAAAAAGAGAGTAAAAAGTTTATATTTTGCAAAAACTAAAGATGAAGCTATAGAAAGTTTTACAAAATTTCATCAAGATATAGTTATTTCCGAAACAAAATTATCCGATAAAAACATTCTTGAAATAAGCGAAAAAATAAAAGAGCTAGATAAAAATCAACTTATAATTTTATTTAGCGGTTCTAAAAATATTGATGATTATAAAAAAGCGATAAATATAGGCATCAACTCTTTTTTATCAAAACCTGCAACAAAAGATGAATTAATAGCTATATTAGATAAAAACCTTCAAAAACTTGAATTAAAAAAGATCAATTTAAACTTGCAAGAGAGAGAAAAAGTATCTCTTGTTCTTAAATTAATACATGAAATAAGCCATCACTGGAGACAATCTTTGGCTCATATTCTCTTTCTCTCTTCAAGTTTTATAATAAAAAAGGAGATGAATCTCTTCAAAGCAAAAGAGGATGAGATAAAGGATATAGATAAAATATCCCAAGAGGTGAAAAAACTTGCAAAAGTATTAAAAGAACTTAATGATTTAGATTTAAAAAACGTAAAACTTCCTGAGGTAGAAAAGCTTATAAAAATAAGTAATCCTTTAGAAGAAGAGAAAAATATCAGATGA